A single Nostoc sp. PCC 7107 DNA region contains:
- a CDS encoding 7-cyano-7-deazaguanine synthase, with protein sequence MNYEPSTEQKLQNSDRRNYTLKFSPVSNNNGSVRFIDHSQGKERTVGINVVDQVFENRVQAEFPAIIADIIDLAVAIHASDRLAPQNLNEKERQLHVILPVRHPELLSAEPFQTKLKELLEWATGSQWVFEFQKREVLARSVEQQLLFGTESRGYEVVLWSGGLDALAGLYTRLKMYPEKRFALFGTGSNFNVYDLQKKIAKEAQFIFPRRCALFRLPITWQESCSQQEKRKKNKFSRARGVVFTLLGAACAYLMGQRILCVYENGMGAINLFYRASAVGLDHTRSVHPLTLLMVGDVISELLGEKFQVQNPFLFWTKAQMCKALTEDGRNDLASLTMSCDSKHRKSQQPTQCGYCSSCLLRRQALAAANIEDKTPYIVLHEKRSDKDRSEAFLNMREQVRILNNLLSVSGEISYQWEALTRRFSDLEDIVDRTAAAENLLPLDMRSRLIQLYQSYVAEWDTVESRISSGFLNNA encoded by the coding sequence ATGAACTATGAACCGTCAACTGAGCAGAAACTTCAAAACAGCGATCGCAGAAACTACACCTTAAAATTCAGCCCTGTGTCAAACAATAACGGATCAGTACGCTTCATCGATCACTCTCAAGGTAAAGAACGAACTGTTGGCATTAATGTGGTTGATCAAGTGTTTGAAAATCGGGTTCAGGCAGAGTTTCCAGCGATTATTGCTGATATTATTGACCTCGCCGTAGCAATCCACGCATCAGACCGCCTCGCGCCCCAAAATTTGAACGAGAAGGAGCGTCAACTTCATGTCATCCTGCCAGTACGTCATCCAGAATTGCTGAGTGCTGAACCATTTCAAACTAAGTTGAAAGAACTACTTGAATGGGCAACTGGAAGCCAATGGGTTTTCGAGTTTCAAAAACGGGAAGTACTTGCACGCTCTGTTGAGCAACAATTACTTTTTGGAACAGAATCTAGAGGATATGAAGTGGTACTGTGGAGTGGTGGACTAGATGCTCTTGCAGGTCTGTACACTCGCCTGAAGATGTATCCAGAAAAGCGATTTGCATTGTTTGGAACTGGCAGCAACTTTAATGTCTATGACCTTCAAAAAAAGATAGCAAAAGAAGCTCAATTTATCTTCCCCAGACGTTGCGCTCTTTTCCGTCTCCCAATTACTTGGCAGGAAAGTTGCTCACAGCAAGAGAAAAGGAAGAAGAACAAGTTTTCCCGTGCGCGAGGTGTTGTGTTTACACTACTTGGTGCTGCGTGCGCCTATCTTATGGGTCAAAGGATTCTCTGTGTTTATGAGAATGGGATGGGGGCGATTAATCTTTTTTACCGCGCATCTGCTGTAGGACTGGATCACACGCGATCTGTTCACCCACTAACTTTGCTGATGGTAGGTGACGTTATTTCAGAACTTTTAGGAGAAAAATTCCAGGTACAGAACCCATTTCTGTTTTGGACTAAAGCTCAAATGTGCAAAGCATTGACTGAAGATGGAAGAAACGACCTAGCATCGCTAACCATGTCATGCGATAGTAAACACCGTAAGTCTCAGCAGCCCACACAGTGTGGTTATTGCTCCTCCTGTCTTTTGAGGCGACAAGCCCTTGCCGCAGCTAACATAGAAGATAAGACTCCTTACATAGTGCTTCATGAAAAACGCTCAGATAAGGATCGGAGTGAGGCTTTCCTGAATATGCGTGAGCAAGTCCGCATCCTCAATAATCTACTCAGTGTCTCAGGTGAAATTAGTTATCAGTGGGAAGCTTTGACCAGAAGGTTTTCAGATTTGGAAGATATAGTTGATCGAACTGCTGCTGCTGAAAACCTATTACCCTTGGATATGCGGAGTCGGCTGATTCAGCTTTATCAAAGCTACGTTGCTGAATGGGATACTGTGGAATCCCGAATTTCAAGCGGCTTTTTGAATAATGCTTAG
- a CDS encoding XRE family transcriptional regulator → MTTNILDNIDLRTLGELLEQARKKCGMTQADAAKVIDVSRTTMVAIEKGERRIKSTELIQLARAYGCSVSDFVRPRPVVQPFEVQFRAVYQRSEKEEAEIKPFILHLEELCQNYLELEKIIDAALPQNYPLEYEVKNLPIKAAAENIAVAERQRLGLGDGPIPRLRDILEQDVGLRIFYLKMPTKYSEVYSYNEELGGCMAINALHPEERRRWSMAHGYLHFLAHRRKPEFHFDDQYQRVPESEQLAETFSKYFLMPTSGLLKRFNDMCRTHSEFKFTPTNLFTLAHYYGVSIEALVHRLEEMELLRSGTWNKLQDRGLKVRKVQKELGLEEIPQRPDMMPLHYQRLAIEALDQGLITEGRFADFFNVDRLEARCIAEKLREKFLEDSSAMLQETVDFDLCQMQE, encoded by the coding sequence ATGACTACCAATATCCTAGACAATATAGACCTGCGGACATTGGGGGAACTCCTGGAACAGGCGCGTAAAAAGTGCGGCATGACTCAGGCTGATGCAGCGAAGGTCATTGATGTTTCACGTACCACTATGGTTGCCATCGAGAAAGGGGAGCGCCGTATTAAGTCAACTGAACTGATTCAGCTTGCTCGTGCCTACGGATGTTCTGTGAGTGACTTTGTAAGACCGCGCCCTGTGGTGCAACCTTTTGAAGTACAGTTCCGGGCAGTTTATCAGCGCAGTGAGAAGGAAGAGGCAGAAATTAAACCATTCATTCTTCACCTAGAGGAGTTGTGTCAGAATTACCTAGAACTAGAGAAGATTATAGATGCAGCACTACCGCAGAACTACCCTTTGGAATATGAGGTGAAAAATCTGCCGATCAAGGCTGCTGCGGAAAATATAGCAGTTGCGGAGCGTCAACGCCTTGGACTAGGGGACGGCCCCATTCCACGTCTTCGGGACATTCTAGAGCAAGATGTGGGACTCCGTATTTTCTATCTGAAGATGCCCACAAAATACTCAGAAGTTTACAGCTACAACGAAGAACTCGGCGGCTGTATGGCAATTAACGCACTTCACCCAGAAGAGCGACGACGTTGGTCAATGGCTCATGGATACCTTCATTTTTTGGCACATCGGCGAAAACCTGAATTCCACTTTGATGATCAGTATCAACGAGTTCCAGAAAGCGAGCAACTAGCGGAAACTTTCTCAAAATATTTTCTAATGCCTACCAGTGGATTGCTTAAACGGTTTAATGATATGTGCCGTACACATAGTGAATTCAAATTCACTCCTACCAATCTTTTTACACTGGCACATTACTATGGTGTTTCCATAGAAGCACTTGTTCATCGTTTAGAGGAAATGGAACTTCTGCGTTCAGGAACTTGGAATAAATTGCAAGACCGGGGTTTGAAAGTCAGAAAGGTGCAAAAGGAACTTGGCTTAGAAGAAATCCCACAGCGCCCTGACATGATGCCACTCCACTATCAACGGTTGGCGATTGAGGCACTAGATCAGGGACTGATCACTGAAGGGCGTTTTGCGGATTTTTTCAATGTTGACCGCTTAGAAGCCCGCTGTATTGCAGAGAAATTGCGAGAGAAATTCTTGGAGGATTCAAGTGCAATGTTGCAAGAAACCGTTGATTTCGACCTGTGCCAGATGCAGGAATGA
- a CDS encoding YkgJ family cysteine cluster protein, whose protein sequence is MANWQCVKQCGACCNLDPAERPDLEEYLLPEELELYLSMVGKDGWCINFDHDTRECQIYPNRPRFCRVEVEAFQDMYGIEPEELNDFAIDCCRQQIEGVYGDRSLEMLRFDKAVGI, encoded by the coding sequence ATGGCAAACTGGCAATGTGTCAAACAATGTGGAGCCTGCTGTAATCTCGACCCAGCAGAACGCCCCGATTTAGAGGAATATCTCTTACCAGAGGAGTTAGAACTTTATCTGAGTATGGTAGGTAAAGATGGCTGGTGCATTAATTTCGACCACGATACAAGAGAATGCCAGATTTACCCCAATCGTCCGCGGTTCTGTCGGGTAGAAGTTGAGGCATTTCAGGATATGTATGGGATTGAACCAGAAGAACTTAATGATTTTGCTATAGATTGCTGTCGCCAACAGATTGAGGGGGTATATGGCGATCGCTCTTTAGAAATGTTGCGCTTTGACAAAGCTGTTGGGATTTAA
- a CDS encoding photosystem II reaction center protein Ycf12: MFDGIISAVTSINWEVIFQLLSVALIVIAGPAVIFVLAFRNGNL; the protein is encoded by the coding sequence ATGTTTGACGGTATCATTAGCGCTGTCACCAGTATCAATTGGGAAGTTATTTTCCAGCTACTCTCTGTAGCACTAATTGTCATTGCTGGGCCTGCTGTAATTTTTGTTTTGGCTTTTCGCAACGGCAACCTGTAA
- a CDS encoding DHH family phosphoesterase produces the protein MLDRPLTERSQIRRRLPNQRWQIYPQKVELAEKLASLTNLSPIISQLLINRGIETPAQAQAFLEPESIVLPSPLEEFPDLAMSVELLQEAIASQSKIAICGDYDADGMTSTALLLRSLRALGARVDYAIPSRMHEGYGINKRIVEEFHSEGVKLILTVDNGISAYEPIARARELGVKVIVTDHHDIPQQLPPADAILNPKLIAESSPYRGVAGVGVAYILAVCLAQQLGETRGLIQPMLELFTLGTIADLAPLTGVNRRWVKRGLKHLPKSRLPGVQALIQIGGVQAKEAGEPRSSGATSLTQGAGKKNSSKSLKPEDIGFRLGPRINAVGRIGDPQTVIDLLTTDDMGIALTRAMQCEQTNTSRQQMCEEIEQEAIAYVESEFTASLPQDRVLVVVQPEWHHGVIGIVASRLVERYGVPVFIGTYEDAGHIRGSARGIPEFHVFEALEYCRDLLGKFGGHKAAGGFSLPAENLELVRSRLIDFANQCLEPQHLKPLLKIDAQANFDHINHQLFQQLNALHPCGIDNPDPVFWTANVQVIEQQIVGKGHIKVKLAQTINNQQYTIKAIAWRWRDYYPLPQRVDVAYKLRENTFNGNTTIELELLGVRLTTISSQIFYTSPKTHPLKTTFHYQERQYTCGIYQNNYLPELRIKNPEGKILVMHPGSIIGLLGTSREEAIEVDISQPQYDSIIQAALQALSYINAES, from the coding sequence GTGCTAGACCGACCTTTAACAGAACGTTCACAAATTCGCAGACGCTTACCAAATCAGCGTTGGCAAATTTACCCACAAAAAGTAGAGTTAGCTGAAAAACTAGCAAGTTTAACTAATCTCTCCCCCATCATCAGCCAGTTATTAATCAATCGTGGGATTGAAACACCAGCGCAAGCACAAGCATTTTTAGAGCCAGAATCGATAGTTTTACCTTCGCCGTTAGAAGAATTTCCCGATTTGGCGATGAGTGTGGAGTTGCTGCAAGAGGCGATCGCATCTCAAAGTAAAATCGCTATCTGTGGAGACTATGATGCAGATGGTATGACTAGCACTGCATTATTATTGCGGAGTCTCCGAGCTTTGGGCGCACGGGTAGATTATGCTATCCCTAGTCGAATGCACGAAGGTTACGGGATTAACAAACGCATCGTTGAAGAATTTCACAGTGAAGGTGTCAAACTAATTCTCACTGTCGATAATGGTATCTCTGCTTATGAACCGATCGCTAGAGCCAGAGAACTCGGCGTAAAGGTAATTGTCACCGACCACCACGACATCCCGCAACAATTACCCCCAGCTGACGCTATTCTCAACCCCAAACTCATCGCCGAATCTTCACCTTATCGCGGTGTGGCTGGTGTTGGTGTTGCATATATTTTGGCGGTTTGTCTCGCACAGCAGCTAGGCGAAACCAGAGGCTTAATTCAGCCAATGCTAGAATTATTCACTCTGGGAACCATTGCAGATTTAGCGCCTTTAACTGGTGTCAATCGTCGTTGGGTAAAACGTGGTTTAAAACATCTGCCTAAATCTAGATTACCTGGTGTGCAAGCATTAATTCAAATAGGGGGTGTGCAAGCGAAGGAAGCCGGGGAGCCGAGAAGCAGTGGTGCGACTTCGCTCACCCAGGGCGCAGGGAAGAAAAATTCTTCTAAATCACTTAAACCTGAAGATATTGGCTTTCGTCTTGGCCCACGCATTAATGCTGTTGGTCGCATTGGTGATCCGCAGACGGTGATTGATTTGCTGACTACGGATGATATGGGAATTGCGTTGACAAGAGCAATGCAGTGTGAACAAACAAACACCAGTCGTCAGCAAATGTGCGAGGAGATTGAACAAGAAGCGATCGCTTATGTAGAATCAGAATTTACTGCGTCTTTACCCCAAGACCGGGTATTAGTTGTTGTGCAACCTGAGTGGCATCATGGGGTAATTGGGATTGTTGCCTCTCGCTTGGTAGAACGCTATGGTGTGCCTGTATTTATTGGTACTTATGAAGATGCAGGACACATCCGTGGTTCGGCACGGGGAATTCCTGAGTTTCATGTGTTTGAGGCGTTAGAATACTGTCGAGATTTGTTAGGCAAATTTGGCGGTCACAAAGCGGCGGGTGGTTTTTCATTACCAGCAGAAAATTTAGAATTAGTGCGATCGCGTTTAATTGATTTTGCTAATCAGTGTCTAGAACCGCAACACCTCAAACCACTGCTCAAAATTGATGCTCAAGCTAATTTTGATCACATCAATCACCAGCTTTTCCAACAATTAAATGCTCTCCATCCTTGCGGTATCGATAACCCCGATCCAGTTTTTTGGACAGCAAATGTCCAAGTTATCGAACAGCAAATTGTGGGGAAGGGTCATATTAAGGTGAAACTCGCCCAAACTATCAATAATCAGCAGTATACAATTAAGGCGATCGCTTGGCGTTGGCGCGATTATTACCCCTTACCCCAGCGAGTTGATGTGGCTTACAAGTTACGGGAAAATACTTTTAACGGTAACACTACCATTGAGTTGGAGTTGCTAGGAGTGAGATTAACAACAATCTCCTCTCAAATCTTCTACACTTCGCCAAAAACTCACCCACTCAAAACCACCTTTCATTACCAGGAACGTCAATATACTTGTGGTATTTATCAAAATAATTATTTACCGGAACTCAGAATCAAAAATCCTGAAGGCAAAATTCTCGTCATGCACCCAGGCAGCATAATCGGTCTATTGGGAACCAGTCGTGAAGAGGCTATAGAGGTTGATATCTCTCAACCACAGTATGATTCCATTATCCAAGCAGCCTTGCAAGCATTATCATACATAAATGCTGAGTCATGA
- a CDS encoding antibiotic biosynthesis monooxygenase — translation MILEAVILNVKAGTEQDFETAFQQASPLISSMNGYISHELHKCLEVRGKYLLLVKWETLEAHTIGFRGSPEYQQWKLLLHHFYKPFPTVEHFEPIL, via the coding sequence ATGATTCTGGAAGCAGTAATCCTCAATGTCAAAGCTGGTACAGAGCAAGATTTTGAAACCGCTTTCCAACAAGCTTCACCTCTCATTTCATCAATGAATGGCTACATATCCCATGAACTTCATAAATGTTTAGAAGTCAGGGGAAAATATTTATTGTTGGTGAAATGGGAAACTTTAGAGGCGCATACAATCGGGTTTAGAGGTTCACCTGAATATCAGCAATGGAAACTACTACTTCACCATTTCTATAAACCGTTTCCGACGGTTGAACATTTTGAACCTATTTTATAA
- a CDS encoding SDR family oxidoreductase — protein MQSDRKKTALITGASGGIGYEFVKLFAQDKYNLVLVARSEQKLHQIAAELRTNFRIDVKVIAKDLANPAAPEEVFAELQQASIKVDILINNAGFASYGLFNETDLTAELQMLQVNVMCLTHLTKLFLKDMVKQGYGKILNLASTAAFQPGPLMAVYYASKAYVLSFSEAIANELEGTGVSVTALCPGPTESNFQKRAAMEDSKLVSGQKIMDAETVAKIGYEALFDNKTVVVPGLKNKLLTETVRFTPRKLVTKIVRSMQESK, from the coding sequence ATGCAAAGCGATCGCAAAAAAACTGCGCTGATTACTGGTGCTTCTGGTGGGATTGGCTATGAATTTGTCAAGTTATTTGCTCAAGATAAGTACAATTTGGTATTAGTCGCTAGAAGTGAGCAAAAACTCCATCAAATTGCTGCTGAATTAAGAACTAACTTTAGGATTGATGTCAAAGTTATCGCTAAAGATTTGGCGAATCCTGCTGCACCAGAAGAAGTTTTTGCTGAGTTACAACAGGCATCAATTAAGGTTGATATTCTGATTAACAATGCGGGATTTGCCAGCTATGGTTTGTTTAACGAAACAGATTTAACTGCGGAATTACAAATGCTGCAAGTTAATGTGATGTGTCTGACTCATTTAACTAAGTTGTTTCTCAAGGATATGGTGAAGCAAGGTTATGGCAAAATTTTGAATTTGGCTTCGACTGCGGCTTTTCAACCAGGCCCTTTAATGGCGGTTTATTATGCGAGTAAGGCTTATGTATTATCATTTTCAGAAGCGATCGCTAATGAATTAGAAGGTACAGGTGTGTCTGTAACTGCTTTGTGTCCAGGGCCGACAGAATCAAATTTCCAAAAACGCGCCGCGATGGAAGACTCGAAACTTGTCAGCGGGCAAAAAATTATGGATGCGGAAACTGTGGCGAAAATCGGCTACGAAGCTTTGTTTGATAATAAAACTGTGGTTGTTCCTGGCTTGAAAAATAAACTACTCACGGAAACAGTTAGATTCACTCCCAGAAAACTTGTGACTAAAATTGTCAGAAGTATGCAGGAAAGCAAATAA
- a CDS encoding triacylglycerol lipase gives MQYLPIIYVRGYAGTDKDVDQTVNDPFYGFNSGSTHIRVGEKGTPEKFFFESPLLRLIADHGYRPVFDNKQLSSNIKTIWIYRFYDMTSPSFGDKNTVRLEMEEIAKGLRDLINVVKHESGAEKVHLIAHSMGGLVCRSLMQKIYPENGEKAEDHIDKLFTYGTPHGGIYFQVGSGLIEGLRDTVKWNNSDDFGLQRMYEYFTPENKLNSMRSLPQTFDPQSLDDAFSPDRVFCIIGTNARDYESGAGLSQKAVGTQSDGLVQLDKAYVRGAHRAYIHRTHGGRYGMVNSEEAYQNLQRFLFGDIKVKLSLSNVELSDRQNTFYQMEVRVALRGLPTPIHEQAIDRYCPITVELTRDKPVPLFTAFLIPRYAVNANNTCRYAIRLALHSFTKKERDWLFDSHIDQLPLWSDYLIVDVTAEDDTYKAKYCWNSENLEPNIDLSVGADVLLPQRGRDVVGTKSAIKLEISQWQ, from the coding sequence ATGCAATATTTACCAATTATTTATGTTCGCGGTTATGCAGGTACAGATAAAGATGTTGACCAAACTGTAAATGATCCATTCTATGGATTTAATAGTGGTTCAACTCATATTCGTGTAGGAGAAAAAGGTACTCCCGAAAAGTTTTTTTTCGAGAGTCCATTGTTGCGATTAATTGCTGACCACGGTTATCGCCCTGTGTTTGATAATAAGCAGTTGAGCAGTAATATCAAAACCATTTGGATTTATCGATTTTATGATATGACTTCTCCTAGTTTTGGTGATAAAAATACAGTCAGACTAGAAATGGAGGAAATAGCTAAGGGTTTAAGAGACTTAATTAATGTTGTAAAACATGAAAGTGGAGCAGAAAAAGTTCATTTAATTGCTCACTCAATGGGAGGTCTTGTCTGTCGCAGTTTGATGCAAAAAATTTATCCAGAGAACGGCGAAAAAGCTGAAGATCATATTGATAAATTATTTACTTATGGTACACCGCATGGTGGGATTTATTTTCAAGTTGGTAGCGGCTTAATTGAAGGTCTCAGAGATACAGTGAAATGGAATAATTCTGATGATTTTGGCCTCCAAAGAATGTATGAATATTTCACTCCCGAAAATAAACTCAACTCGATGCGTTCACTACCACAAACTTTTGACCCGCAAAGTCTAGATGATGCTTTTTCACCAGACCGGGTTTTTTGTATTATTGGTACGAATGCGCGTGATTATGAAAGTGGTGCTGGTTTGTCACAAAAGGCTGTAGGTACACAAAGTGATGGTTTAGTTCAGCTAGATAAAGCTTATGTTAGAGGAGCGCATCGAGCTTATATCCATCGGACTCATGGCGGACGCTATGGGATGGTTAATTCGGAAGAAGCCTATCAAAATCTGCAAAGGTTTTTGTTTGGTGATATCAAGGTAAAGCTATCCTTGAGTAATGTAGAATTAAGCGATCGCCAAAATACTTTTTATCAAATGGAAGTTAGGGTGGCTTTGCGTGGTCTTCCTACTCCTATACACGAACAAGCGATTGACCGTTATTGTCCCATTACGGTGGAATTAACCAGAGATAAGCCTGTACCGCTGTTTACGGCTTTTTTAATCCCCCGCTATGCAGTTAATGCCAATAATACTTGTAGATATGCAATTCGTTTGGCGTTGCATTCTTTCACGAAGAAAGAAAGAGATTGGTTGTTTGATAGTCACATCGACCAGTTACCTTTATGGTCTGATTATTTAATTGTGGATGTCACAGCCGAAGATGATACATACAAAGCAAAATACTGTTGGAATTCGGAAAATTTAGAGCCAAATATTGACCTCAGCGTAGGTGCTGATGTTCTCTTACCACAGCGCGGTCGTGATGTTGTGGGTACAAAATCAGCAATTAAGTTGGAAATTTCCCAATGGCAATAA
- the pcrA gene encoding DNA helicase PcrA, which translates to MTTTIDFLSHLNPSQRQAVEHYCGPLLVVAGAGSGKTRALTYRIANLILKHHVNPENILAVTFTNKAAREMKERIQKLFTEQLAMTQHSTKFDLLPEHEQTKLRSQVYRTYIKELWCGTFHSLFSRILRFDIEKYQDEKGRKWNRNFSIFDEADAQSLVKEIVTKQLNLDEKKFEPRSVRYAISNAKNQGLSPQDFEKEQPNYRGRVIAQVYNSYQDKLAQNNALDFDDLILVPTKLFQQNEQVLGYWHRKFCHILVDEYQDTNRTQYDLIRLLVTNGEDRKSEWNWQNRSVFVVGDADQSIYSFRMADFTILLEFQNDFGDGLPDEDTRTMVKLEENYRSCENILQAANELIENNTQRIDKVLKPTRGSGEQIHCHKAEHELDEADFVVRQILTLEKKNPELNWGSFAILYRTNAQSRPFEQLLVQKQIPYTVVGGIKFYDRKEIKDIIAYLRAINNPSDTVSLLRVINTPRRGIGKATIDALDNASQELGTTLWEIIQDEISVNTLAGRSAKAVNGFAKMIQSWQEEVTTISVPDLINRVIEESGYIQELQSKDTDENEERVKNVQQLYNAAIEFQEEEGNEDVSLQNFLSDKALNPDDNLKEEKTAVSLMTLHASKGLEFPVVFLVGLEQGLFPSYRSLNDPASLEEERRLCYVGITRAQERLHLSHARERRLYGSREPALRSQFLDELPPELLTSNNKSRQTYTKTTATNDEQQQGSQNWQVGDQVLHKTFGIGEITHVFGTANKISVAIKFASLGQKIIDPRLAHLQKVD; encoded by the coding sequence ATGACTACAACGATTGACTTTCTCAGTCACCTTAACCCCAGCCAACGTCAAGCCGTAGAACACTATTGTGGCCCGTTGTTAGTTGTGGCTGGCGCGGGTTCCGGTAAAACCCGCGCTTTAACTTATCGCATCGCTAACTTGATTCTCAAACACCATGTCAATCCTGAAAATATCCTAGCGGTGACTTTCACGAATAAAGCTGCGCGGGAAATGAAAGAACGGATTCAAAAGCTGTTCACGGAACAATTAGCAATGACGCAGCACAGCACAAAATTTGATTTATTACCGGAACACGAACAAACAAAACTGCGATCGCAAGTTTACCGCACCTATATCAAAGAGTTGTGGTGTGGCACTTTCCACAGTTTATTTTCCCGGATTCTGCGTTTTGATATCGAAAAATATCAAGATGAAAAAGGACGGAAATGGAATCGAAATTTTTCTATTTTCGATGAAGCTGATGCTCAATCTTTAGTTAAAGAAATCGTCACAAAACAACTAAACCTCGACGAGAAAAAGTTTGAACCGCGTTCTGTGCGCTACGCTATTAGTAATGCCAAAAACCAAGGCTTATCACCCCAAGACTTTGAAAAGGAACAGCCTAATTATCGCGGACGGGTAATAGCTCAAGTTTACAATTCTTATCAAGATAAACTCGCACAAAACAACGCCCTCGACTTTGACGATTTAATTCTTGTCCCGACTAAATTATTTCAACAAAACGAGCAAGTCTTAGGTTATTGGCATCGTAAGTTTTGTCATATTTTGGTTGATGAATATCAAGATACAAATCGCACCCAATATGACCTGATTCGGTTGTTAGTTACAAACGGCGAAGATAGAAAGAGCGAATGGAATTGGCAGAATCGCTCAGTATTTGTCGTAGGTGATGCAGATCAATCAATTTATAGTTTCCGCATGGCAGACTTTACCATTTTGCTGGAATTTCAAAATGATTTCGGTGATGGTTTGCCAGATGAAGATACCCGCACAATGGTGAAATTAGAAGAAAACTATCGCTCTTGTGAAAATATTTTGCAAGCTGCGAATGAATTGATTGAAAATAACACCCAAAGAATTGATAAAGTCCTCAAGCCAACGCGGGGAAGTGGTGAACAAATTCATTGTCATAAAGCCGAGCATGAACTAGACGAAGCAGACTTTGTAGTTCGTCAAATCCTTACATTAGAAAAGAAAAATCCAGAATTGAATTGGGGTAGTTTTGCCATACTTTATCGTACAAATGCTCAATCACGACCATTTGAACAACTGTTAGTACAAAAACAAATTCCTTACACTGTCGTAGGTGGAATTAAATTTTATGATCGCAAAGAAATTAAAGATATTATCGCTTATTTAAGAGCGATAAATAACCCATCTGATACAGTGAGTTTATTGCGAGTTATTAATACACCCCGCAGGGGAATTGGTAAAGCAACTATTGATGCTTTAGATAATGCTTCTCAAGAATTAGGGACAACTTTGTGGGAAATTATCCAGGATGAAATATCCGTTAATACACTAGCTGGGCGTTCGGCAAAAGCAGTAAATGGCTTTGCTAAAATGATTCAAAGTTGGCAAGAAGAAGTTACAACCATTTCTGTTCCTGATCTAATTAACAGAGTAATAGAAGAGTCTGGTTATATCCAAGAGTTGCAAAGCAAAGATACAGATGAAAATGAAGAAAGAGTGAAAAACGTTCAGCAACTTTACAATGCTGCAATCGAATTTCAAGAAGAAGAAGGAAACGAAGATGTTTCCTTGCAAAACTTTCTGAGTGATAAGGCCTTAAATCCTGACGATAACTTAAAAGAAGAAAAAACAGCCGTTTCTTTGATGACTTTGCACGCATCTAAGGGACTGGAATTTCCTGTAGTTTTTTTAGTAGGATTAGAACAGGGGCTATTTCCCAGCTATCGTTCGCTAAATGATCCCGCATCCTTAGAAGAAGAACGCCGCTTGTGTTATGTAGGAATTACCCGCGCCCAAGAACGGTTACATTTATCACACGCCCGCGAACGCCGGTTGTATGGTTCCAGAGAACCCGCATTGCGATCGCAATTTCTTGATGAATTACCCCCAGAATTATTAACTAGCAACAATAAAAGTCGGCAAACTTACACCAAAACGACTGCAACAAATGATGAACAGCAACAAGGATCGCAAAATTGGCAAGTTGGCGATCAAGTCTTACACAAAACCTTTGGGATTGGGGAAATAACTCACGTTTTCGGTACAGCAAATAAAATATCTGTGGCGATTAAATTTGCTAGTTTAGGTCAGAAAATTATTGACCCCAGATTAGCTCATTTGCAAAAAGTAGATTGA